One genomic segment of Burkholderia multivorans ATCC BAA-247 includes these proteins:
- the pgaC gene encoding poly-beta-1,6-N-acetyl-D-glucosamine synthase: MTTHGLITKLQDFVFYYPFFMSYLWMIGGVVHYFLLEEGRVLSKRKIAASGFPKVSIVVPCFNEEANARSVIEHLNAMDYPNYDIIAVNDGSKDRTGEILNQLAVEIPRLLVIHHARNEGKAVGLTTAATMSNAEYLLCIDGDSLLGHDAIEWMLDHFLTDPGVGAVTGNPRIRTRTSLLGRMQVGEFSSIVGLIKRTQQVYGRIFTVSGVVTMFRKTALADVGFWSTDMLTEDIDISWKLQCSDWRVVYEPHALSWILMPETVKGLYRQRLRWAKGGIQVLIKYAGALAKPTRMMMWPLFIEYLIGIAWAYAMSFILLLALVDVVYPLPPSWHVSVVPHWHGMLLVATCILQLIIGSMIDRRYDEKLLMYFLDTVWYPVAFWLISMITTVVALPAVVLRGRGKRAVWVSPDRGIQHEQSTDY, encoded by the coding sequence ATGACCACGCACGGCCTCATTACGAAGCTGCAGGATTTCGTTTTCTACTATCCGTTCTTCATGTCGTACCTGTGGATGATCGGCGGCGTCGTGCACTACTTCCTGCTCGAAGAGGGTCGCGTGCTGTCGAAGCGCAAGATCGCCGCGAGCGGCTTTCCGAAGGTGTCGATCGTCGTGCCGTGCTTCAACGAGGAGGCGAATGCACGCAGCGTGATCGAGCATCTGAATGCGATGGACTACCCGAACTACGACATCATCGCGGTCAACGACGGCAGCAAGGACCGCACCGGCGAAATCCTGAACCAGCTCGCGGTGGAGATCCCGCGGCTGCTCGTGATTCATCACGCGCGCAACGAGGGCAAGGCGGTCGGGCTCACGACCGCGGCCACGATGTCGAACGCCGAGTATCTGCTCTGCATCGATGGCGACTCGCTGCTCGGCCACGATGCGATCGAATGGATGCTCGACCATTTCCTGACCGATCCGGGCGTCGGCGCGGTGACCGGCAATCCGCGCATCCGCACGCGCACGTCGCTGCTCGGCCGCATGCAGGTCGGCGAGTTCTCGTCGATCGTCGGGCTGATCAAGCGCACGCAGCAGGTGTACGGCCGCATCTTCACGGTATCGGGCGTGGTCACGATGTTCCGCAAGACCGCACTCGCCGACGTCGGATTCTGGAGCACCGACATGCTGACCGAGGACATCGACATCAGCTGGAAGCTGCAGTGCAGCGACTGGCGCGTCGTGTACGAGCCGCATGCGCTGAGCTGGATCCTGATGCCGGAAACCGTGAAGGGCCTGTACCGGCAGCGCCTGCGCTGGGCGAAGGGCGGCATCCAGGTGCTGATCAAGTACGCCGGCGCGCTCGCGAAGCCGACGCGGATGATGATGTGGCCGCTGTTCATCGAGTATCTGATCGGCATCGCGTGGGCCTACGCGATGTCGTTCATTCTGCTGCTCGCGCTCGTGGATGTCGTCTATCCGCTGCCGCCGAGCTGGCATGTTTCCGTCGTACCGCATTGGCACGGGATGCTGCTGGTCGCCACCTGCATCCTGCAGCTGATCATCGGCAGCATGATCGATCGTCGCTACGACGAGAAGCTGCTGATGTATTTCCTTGACACCGTTTGGTACCCCGTCGCTTTCTGGCTGATCAGCATGATCACTACCGTCGTCGCGCTGCCGGCGGTCGTGCTGCGAGGCCGTGGCAAGCGAGCCGTGTGGGTCAGTCCCGACCGAGGCATTCAACATGAACAAAGCACCGATTATTGA
- the glmS gene encoding glutamine--fructose-6-phosphate transaminase (isomerizing), producing MCGIVGASGLNNQVPQLVNALSRLEYRGYDSCGIAVLRDGRLRSERTLRRVADLQDRVLTLGLEAQTCIAHTRWATHGAPSEKNAHPIVSRDTIAVVHNGIIENHDTLRAELRQRGYEFRGETDTEVIAHLVHSLYRGDLFDAVRRAVKRLHGAYAIAVLSAHEPQRLVAARAGSPLVIGIGATQNYLASDCAALGDLTDRFVYLEDGDVALITPDRIDVVDALGEEARRPLCEVRARDSDAALGPYQHFMQKEIFEQPKAIENTLEGIEEISPALFDAHADTRALLSKVKSVLLLGCGTSYYAGLTAKYWLESIAGVPAQVEIASEYRYRDAVADPRTLVVGISQSGETADTIGALERARTTGQDLSMAICNVATSTIARNSPLRFLTRAGAELGVASTKAFTTQLVALYLLTLTLAQMRGRLDPAQAAERLQQLHALPARIGHALALETQIMGWAEKFAKSENALFLGRGIHFPIAMEGALKLKEVSYIHAEGYPAGELKHGPLALVTSAMPVVTIAPDDQLFQKLKSNMAEVRARGGRLYVLAGDQLELEADRDTHLIRVRESGDALSPIVNVIPLQLLAYHVGCARGADVDKPRNLAKSVTVE from the coding sequence ATGTGCGGAATCGTCGGAGCAAGCGGCCTGAACAATCAGGTGCCGCAATTGGTCAATGCCCTCAGCCGGCTCGAGTATCGCGGCTACGACTCATGCGGGATCGCGGTGCTGCGCGACGGGCGCCTGCGCAGCGAGCGCACGCTGCGGCGCGTCGCCGACTTGCAGGATCGCGTGCTGACGCTCGGGCTCGAGGCGCAGACCTGCATCGCCCACACGCGCTGGGCGACGCACGGCGCGCCGTCGGAGAAAAACGCGCATCCGATCGTGTCGCGCGACACGATCGCGGTCGTGCATAACGGCATCATCGAAAACCACGACACGCTGCGTGCGGAGCTGCGGCAGCGCGGCTACGAGTTCCGCGGCGAGACCGATACCGAGGTGATCGCGCATCTCGTGCACAGCCTCTATCGCGGCGATCTGTTCGACGCGGTGCGGCGCGCGGTCAAGCGGCTGCACGGCGCGTATGCGATCGCCGTGCTGAGCGCGCATGAACCGCAGCGGCTCGTGGCCGCCCGCGCGGGCTCGCCGCTCGTGATCGGCATCGGCGCGACGCAGAACTATCTGGCATCGGACTGCGCGGCGCTCGGCGACCTGACCGACCGCTTCGTCTATCTCGAAGACGGCGACGTCGCGTTGATCACGCCGGACCGTATCGACGTCGTCGATGCGCTCGGCGAAGAAGCGCGCCGCCCGCTCTGCGAAGTGCGCGCGCGCGACAGCGATGCCGCGCTCGGCCCGTACCAGCACTTCATGCAGAAGGAAATCTTCGAGCAGCCGAAGGCGATCGAGAACACGCTCGAAGGGATCGAGGAAATCTCGCCCGCCCTCTTCGACGCGCACGCGGACACGCGCGCGCTGCTGTCGAAAGTGAAAAGCGTGCTGCTGCTCGGCTGCGGCACCAGCTATTACGCGGGGCTCACCGCGAAATACTGGCTCGAGTCGATCGCCGGCGTGCCCGCGCAGGTCGAGATCGCGAGCGAATACCGCTATCGCGACGCGGTTGCCGATCCGCGCACGCTCGTCGTCGGCATTTCGCAGTCCGGCGAGACGGCCGACACGATCGGCGCGCTCGAACGCGCGCGCACGACGGGCCAGGATCTGTCGATGGCGATCTGCAACGTCGCGACGAGCACGATCGCGCGCAACTCGCCGCTGCGCTTTTTGACGCGCGCCGGCGCGGAGCTCGGTGTTGCGTCGACGAAGGCGTTCACGACGCAGCTCGTCGCGCTGTACCTGCTGACGCTCACGCTCGCCCAGATGCGCGGCCGGCTCGACCCGGCACAGGCGGCCGAACGACTGCAGCAGCTGCATGCGCTACCCGCGCGCATCGGCCATGCGCTCGCGCTCGAGACGCAGATCATGGGCTGGGCCGAGAAGTTCGCGAAGAGCGAGAACGCGCTGTTCCTCGGGCGAGGCATTCATTTCCCGATCGCGATGGAAGGCGCGCTGAAGCTGAAGGAGGTGTCGTACATCCACGCCGAAGGCTATCCGGCCGGCGAGCTCAAGCACGGCCCGCTCGCGCTCGTCACGAGCGCGATGCCCGTCGTCACGATCGCGCCCGACGACCAGCTGTTCCAGAAGCTGAAGTCGAACATGGCCGAGGTGCGCGCGCGCGGCGGGCGGCTGTACGTGCTTGCCGGCGATCAGCTCGAACTCGAGGCCGACCGCGACACGCATCTGATCCGCGTGCGCGAATCGGGCGATGCGCTGTCGCCGATCGTCAACGTGATCCCGTTGCAGCTGCTCGCGTATCACGTCGGCTGCGCGCGCGGCGCGGACGTCGACAAGCCGCGCAACCTCGCGAAATCGGTGACGGTCGAATGA